The Catenuloplanes niger genome includes a window with the following:
- a CDS encoding type Z 30S ribosomal protein S14, whose amino-acid sequence MAKKALILKAAAKPKFAVRAYTRCQRCGRPKAVYRKFGLCRVCIREMAHRGELPGVSKASW is encoded by the coding sequence ATGGCCAAGAAGGCGCTGATCCTGAAGGCGGCCGCGAAGCCGAAGTTCGCGGTGCGCGCGTACACCCGTTGCCAGCGGTGCGGCCGGCCGAAGGCCGTCTACCGCAAGTTCGGACTGTGCCGCGTCTGCATCCGGGAGATGGCCCACCGCGGCGAGCTGCCCGGTGTGTCGAAGGCTTCCTGGTAA
- the rplE gene encoding 50S ribosomal protein L5 yields the protein MTAATETKIQPRLKTRYRNEIIAQLREQYEYSNAMQVPGLVKIVVNMGVGEAARDAKLIDGAVRDLATITGQKPLVRRARKSIAQFKLREGMPIGAKVTLRGDRMWEFLDRLLSIALPRIRDFRGLDGRKLDGNGNYTFGLTEQSVFHEIDQDRIDRTRGMDITVVTSAKTDDEGRALLKLLGFPFKEQ from the coding sequence ATGACGGCAGCTACCGAAACCAAGATCCAGCCGCGTCTCAAGACGCGGTACCGGAACGAGATCATCGCGCAGCTGCGTGAGCAGTACGAGTACTCGAACGCCATGCAGGTCCCCGGTCTGGTGAAGATCGTGGTCAACATGGGTGTCGGTGAGGCCGCGCGTGACGCGAAGCTCATCGACGGTGCCGTGCGCGACCTCGCCACCATCACCGGCCAGAAGCCGCTGGTCCGCCGGGCCCGCAAGTCCATCGCGCAGTTCAAGCTGCGCGAGGGCATGCCGATCGGCGCGAAGGTCACCCTTCGCGGCGACCGGATGTGGGAGTTCCTGGACCGGCTGCTGTCGATCGCGCTGCCGCGTATCCGCGACTTCCGCGGGCTCGACGGCCGCAAGCTCGACGGCAACGGCAACTACACGTTCGGTCTGACCGAGCAGTCGGTTTTCCACGAGATCGACCAGGACCGGATCGACCGTACCCGGGGCATGGACATCACCGTGGTGACCTCGGCGAAGACCGACGATGAGGGCCGGGCGCTGCTGAAGCTCCTTGGCTTCCCGTTCAAGGAGCAGTGA
- the rplX gene encoding 50S ribosomal protein L24 — MTVKVKKGDTVEVIAGKDKGVRGKVIAAYPRLDKVLVEGVNRVKKHQRIQTTQRGAKTGGIVTQEAPIHVSNVMVVDSDGNRTRVGYRIDENGTKIRISRRSGKEL, encoded by the coding sequence GTGACCGTGAAGGTCAAGAAGGGCGACACGGTCGAGGTCATCGCCGGGAAGGACAAGGGCGTTCGGGGTAAGGTCATCGCGGCCTACCCCCGCCTGGACAAGGTCCTGGTCGAGGGCGTGAACCGAGTCAAGAAGCACCAGCGCATCCAGACCACCCAGCGTGGCGCCAAGACCGGTGGCATCGTGACGCAGGAGGCCCCCATTCACGTGTCGAACGTGATGGTGGTCGACTCCGACGGCAACCGGACCCGGGTGGGCTACCGGATCGACGAGAACGGCACCAAGATCCGTATCTCGCGCCGCAGCGGTAAGGAACTGTGA
- the rplN gene encoding 50S ribosomal protein L14 has translation MIQQESRLRVADNTGAREILCIRVLGGSGRRYASIGDVIVATVKDAIPGAGVKKGDVVKAVVVRTAKERRRPDGSYIRFDENAAVIIKDGGDPRGTRIFGPVGRELRDKRFMKIISLAPEVL, from the coding sequence GTGATCCAGCAGGAGTCGCGACTGCGCGTCGCCGACAACACGGGTGCCAGGGAGATCCTGTGCATCCGGGTGCTCGGCGGCTCGGGTCGGCGCTACGCGAGCATCGGCGACGTCATCGTGGCCACCGTCAAGGACGCGATCCCGGGCGCCGGTGTCAAGAAGGGCGACGTCGTCAAGGCGGTCGTCGTCCGTACCGCGAAGGAGCGGCGCCGGCCCGACGGGTCGTACATCCGCTTCGACGAGAACGCCGCCGTGATCATCAAGGACGGCGGTGACCCCCGTGGCACCCGTATCTTCGGCCCGGTGGGCCGCGAGCTGCGGGACAAGCGGTTCATGAAGATCATTTCGCTCGCCCCGGAGGTGTTGTGA
- the rpsQ gene encoding 30S ribosomal protein S17, protein MSEENATAARRQRKVREGLVVSDKMDKTVVVEVEDRVKHALYGKVIRRTRKLKVHDEQNAAGVGDRVSLMETRPLSATKRWRIVEILEKAK, encoded by the coding sequence ATGAGTGAAGAGAACGCCACGGCCGCTCGCCGTCAGCGCAAGGTCCGTGAGGGCCTTGTCGTGAGCGACAAGATGGACAAGACCGTCGTCGTCGAGGTCGAGGACCGCGTCAAGCACGCGCTGTACGGCAAGGTCATCCGCCGTACCCGCAAGCTGAAGGTGCACGACGAGCAGAACGCCGCCGGCGTCGGCGACCGCGTCTCCCTGATGGAGACCCGGCCGCTGTCGGCCACCAAGCGGTGGCGGATCGTCGAGATCCTCGAGAAGGCGAAGTAG
- the rpmC gene encoding 50S ribosomal protein L29 — MAAGTKATEFRELSDEELTAKLKEAKAELFNLRVQGATGQLDNNRRLPVVRREIARIYTILRERELGLSSAPSEVTA; from the coding sequence ATGGCAGCCGGTACCAAGGCCACCGAGTTCCGTGAGCTCTCCGACGAGGAGCTGACCGCGAAGCTCAAGGAGGCCAAGGCGGAGCTGTTCAACCTCCGAGTGCAGGGCGCCACGGGGCAGCTCGACAACAACCGGCGGCTGCCTGTCGTCCGCCGGGAGATTGCCCGGATCTACACGATTCTGCGTGAGCGGGAGCTCGGTCTCTCGTCCGCGCCGTCTGAGGTGACTGCGTGA
- the rplP gene encoding 50S ribosomal protein L16, with product MLIPRKPPKGFRKPHHPDRHGASKGGNRVVFGEFGIQALEPAYVTNRQIESARIAMTRHIKRGGKVWITIFPDQALTKKPAETRMGSGKGSPEWWVANIKPGRVLFEMSFPNEAIAREAMRRAIHKLPMKCRIVKREVGEA from the coding sequence ATGCTGATCCCGCGCAAGCCCCCGAAGGGCTTCCGCAAGCCGCACCACCCGGACCGTCACGGTGCGAGTAAGGGCGGCAACCGAGTGGTGTTCGGTGAGTTCGGCATCCAGGCTCTGGAGCCGGCCTACGTCACCAACCGGCAGATCGAGTCGGCCCGTATCGCGATGACCCGTCACATCAAGCGTGGCGGCAAGGTCTGGATCACGATCTTCCCGGACCAGGCGCTGACCAAGAAGCCGGCTGAGACCCGTATGGGTTCCGGTAAGGGCTCGCCCGAGTGGTGGGTCGCGAACATCAAGCCGGGCCGCGTCCTGTTCGAGATGTCCTTCCCGAACGAGGCGATCGCGCGTGAGGCGATGCGCCGCGCGATTCACAAGCTGCCGATGAAGTGCCGCATCGTGAAGCGCGAAGTGGGTGAGGCGTGA
- the rpsC gene encoding 30S ribosomal protein S3 translates to MGQKVHPHGFRLGISTDWKSRWFADKLYKDYIGEDVKIRRMMSRGLERAGISKVDIERTRDRVRVDIHTARPGIVIGRKGAEADRIRGELEKLTGKQVQLNILEVKNPESDAQLVAQGVAEQLSSRVSFRRAMRKAMQSAMKNPVCKGIRVQVSGRLGGAEMSRTEFYREGRVPLHTLRANIEYGFFEARTTFGRIGVKVWIYKGDAVPGREAPQDTAPSRPRRERGDRPERPRRGRSGSSGTTAGGTEAGRAAAAAQASEAPAAPAAETAPAAAETQQEG, encoded by the coding sequence ATGGGTCAGAAGGTTCACCCGCACGGGTTCCGACTCGGCATCTCGACCGACTGGAAGTCCCGCTGGTTCGCGGACAAGCTCTACAAGGACTACATCGGCGAGGATGTCAAGATCCGCCGGATGATGTCCCGGGGCCTCGAGCGTGCCGGCATCTCCAAGGTTGACATCGAGCGCACCCGGGACCGGGTCCGCGTCGACATCCACACCGCCCGTCCGGGCATCGTCATCGGCCGTAAGGGCGCGGAGGCGGACCGGATCCGGGGCGAGCTGGAGAAGCTCACCGGCAAGCAGGTGCAGCTGAACATCCTCGAGGTCAAGAACCCCGAGTCGGACGCGCAGCTGGTTGCCCAGGGCGTGGCCGAGCAGCTCTCCAGCCGGGTCAGCTTCCGCCGTGCCATGCGCAAGGCGATGCAGTCCGCGATGAAGAACCCGGTCTGCAAGGGCATCCGGGTGCAGGTCTCGGGCCGCCTCGGTGGCGCCGAGATGAGCCGCACGGAGTTCTACCGTGAGGGTCGCGTCCCGCTGCACACGCTGCGGGCCAACATCGAGTACGGCTTCTTCGAGGCCCGTACCACCTTCGGCCGGATCGGCGTGAAGGTGTGGATCTACAAGGGTGACGCCGTGCCGGGCCGCGAGGCTCCGCAGGACACGGCTCCGTCCCGTCCGCGCCGTGAGCGTGGCGACCGGCCCGAGCGGCCGCGTCGTGGCCGGTCCGGTTCGTCCGGCACCACCGCGGGCGGCACCGAGGCCGGGCGCGCGGCGGCTGCCGCGCAGGCTTCCGAGGCTCCGGCGGCTCCGGCCGCCGAGACCGCTCCGGCCGCCGCAGAAACGCAGCAGGAGGGCTGA
- the rplV gene encoding 50S ribosomal protein L22: MPGKGDAPVLPGARAVARHVRVSPMKARRVVDLVRGLPAKEALTVLQFAPQSASEPVYKVLASAIANAENNERLDPDALLVSEAFVDEGPTLKRFRPRAQGRAYRIRKRTCHITIAVEAVAPKARPAKKAAAKKAAPAAEQPKNETEAAE; encoded by the coding sequence ATGCCAGGAAAAGGCGACGCTCCGGTGCTGCCGGGCGCGCGGGCGGTGGCGCGGCACGTCCGCGTCTCGCCGATGAAGGCGCGTCGGGTGGTCGACCTCGTTCGTGGTCTGCCCGCGAAGGAGGCGCTCACCGTGCTGCAGTTCGCACCGCAGTCGGCGAGCGAGCCGGTCTACAAGGTGCTGGCCAGCGCGATCGCGAACGCTGAGAACAACGAGCGGCTGGATCCTGACGCGCTGCTGGTCAGCGAGGCGTTTGTGGACGAGGGCCCGACGCTCAAGCGGTTCCGGCCGCGCGCTCAGGGTCGGGCTTACCGCATCCGCAAGCGCACCTGCCACATCACGATCGCCGTCGAGGCTGTGGCGCCGAAGGCGCGGCCGGCCAAGAAGGCCGCTGCCAAGAAGGCCGCTCCCGCGGCCGAGCAGCCCAAGAACGAGACGGAGGCGGCCGAGTAA
- the rpsS gene encoding 30S ribosomal protein S19, which yields MPRSLKKGPFVDDHLLKKVEVQNDKGSKNVIKTWSRRSTIIPEMLGHTIAVHDGRKHVPVFVTEAMVGHKLGEFALTRTFKGHEKDDRKSRRR from the coding sequence ATGCCTCGCAGCCTGAAGAAGGGCCCGTTCGTCGACGACCACCTCCTCAAGAAGGTGGAAGTTCAGAACGACAAGGGCTCCAAGAACGTCATCAAGACCTGGTCGCGCCGCTCGACGATCATCCCCGAGATGCTCGGGCACACGATCGCCGTGCACGACGGGCGCAAGCACGTCCCGGTGTTCGTCACCGAGGCCATGGTCGGCCACAAGCTCGGTGAGTTCGCTCTGACCCGCACGTTCAAGGGTCACGAGAAGGACGACCGCAAGAGCCGCCGGCGCTGA
- the rplB gene encoding 50S ribosomal protein L2, which produces MPIRKYKPTTPGRRGGSVADFAEITRSTPEKSLLVPLPKKGGRNAHGRITTRHQGGGHKRQYRLIDFKRADKDGIPAKVAHIEYDPNRTARIALLHYLDGEKRYILAPKDLKQGDKVEAGVGADIKPGNNLPLRNIPVGTQVHAVELRPGGGAKLARSAGVGIQLLGREDQYATLRMPSGEIRRVDVRCRATVGEIGNADQSNINWGKAGRMRWKGKRPTVRGVAMNPVDHPHGGGEGKTSGGRHPVNPAGKPEGRTRRKGQASDKLIVRRRYATRKRG; this is translated from the coding sequence ATGCCTATTCGTAAGTACAAGCCGACGACGCCGGGCCGCCGTGGTGGCTCCGTCGCGGACTTCGCCGAGATCACGCGCTCCACCCCGGAGAAGTCGCTGCTCGTGCCGCTGCCCAAGAAGGGTGGCCGCAACGCGCACGGCCGGATCACGACCCGTCACCAGGGTGGTGGCCACAAGCGTCAGTACCGCCTGATCGACTTCAAGCGGGCGGACAAGGACGGCATCCCGGCCAAGGTCGCACACATCGAGTACGACCCGAACCGCACCGCCCGGATCGCGCTGCTGCACTACCTGGACGGCGAGAAGCGTTACATCCTCGCCCCCAAGGACCTGAAGCAGGGCGACAAGGTCGAGGCCGGCGTCGGCGCCGACATCAAGCCCGGCAACAACCTGCCGCTGCGCAACATCCCGGTGGGTACCCAGGTGCACGCGGTGGAGCTGCGCCCGGGCGGCGGTGCCAAGCTGGCCCGCTCGGCCGGCGTCGGCATCCAGCTGCTGGGCCGTGAGGACCAGTACGCGACGCTGCGTATGCCGTCCGGTGAGATCCGGCGCGTCGACGTGCGTTGCCGTGCCACCGTCGGCGAGATCGGCAACGCCGACCAGTCGAACATCAACTGGGGCAAGGCCGGCCGTATGCGGTGGAAGGGCAAGCGCCCGACCGTCCGTGGTGTCGCCATGAACCCGGTCGACCACCCGCACGGTGGTGGTGAGGGCAAGACCTCCGGTGGTCGCCACCCGGTCAACCCGGCTGGTAAGCCCGAGGGCCGTACCCGCCGCAAGGGCCAGGCGAGCGACAAGCTGATCGTCCGCCGCCGCTACGCGACCCGCAAGCGCGGCTGA
- the rplW gene encoding 50S ribosomal protein L23: MTTIADPRDIIIAPVVSEKSYSVLDQNWYTFLVHPDANKTAIKIAIQQIFNVRVLTVNTANREGKRKRTRTGFGQRKATKRALVKLADGDRIEAFGGPVS; encoded by the coding sequence GTGACCACCATCGCGGACCCGCGCGACATCATCATCGCGCCGGTGGTCTCCGAGAAGAGCTACAGCGTTCTCGACCAGAACTGGTACACGTTCCTGGTCCACCCGGACGCCAACAAGACCGCCATCAAGATCGCTATCCAGCAGATCTTCAACGTGCGCGTACTGACCGTGAACACTGCGAACCGCGAGGGCAAGCGGAAGCGGACGCGGACCGGATTCGGCCAGCGCAAGGCTACGAAGCGCGCTCTGGTCAAGCTGGCCGACGGCGACCGCATCGAGGCCTTCGGCGGCCCGGTCAGCTGA
- the rplD gene encoding 50S ribosomal protein L4 yields the protein MSSVDVLNTEGAKAGSVELPAAIFDVQANIPLMHQVVVAQLAAARQGTHKAKTRGEVSGGGKKPYKQKGTGRARQGSTRAPQFAGGGVVHGPVPRDYSQRTPKKMKAAALRGALSDRARDNAVFVVEAFVSGETPSTKAALATLRKVTEETKVLVVLTGVDELNWLSLRNEPTVHLLEVGQLNTYDVLNSSAVIFTKDAYDEFTGAGKAEEGDK from the coding sequence GTGAGCTCCGTTGACGTGCTGAACACCGAGGGCGCGAAGGCCGGCTCCGTCGAGCTGCCCGCGGCGATCTTCGACGTGCAGGCCAACATCCCGCTGATGCACCAGGTCGTGGTGGCTCAGCTGGCGGCCGCCCGGCAGGGCACGCACAAGGCGAAGACCCGTGGTGAGGTCTCCGGCGGCGGCAAGAAGCCGTACAAGCAGAAGGGCACCGGCCGCGCCCGTCAGGGCTCGACCCGTGCGCCGCAGTTCGCCGGCGGTGGCGTCGTGCACGGCCCCGTGCCGCGCGACTACTCGCAGCGGACCCCGAAGAAGATGAAGGCTGCCGCGCTGCGGGGTGCCCTCTCGGACCGGGCTCGCGACAACGCGGTGTTCGTGGTCGAGGCGTTCGTCTCCGGCGAGACGCCGTCGACGAAGGCCGCGCTGGCCACGCTGCGCAAGGTCACCGAGGAGACCAAGGTCCTGGTCGTGCTGACCGGCGTGGACGAGCTGAACTGGCTCTCGCTGCGCAACGAGCCGACCGTGCACCTGCTCGAGGTCGGGCAGCTCAACACGTACGACGTGCTGAACTCCTCTGCGGTGATCTTCACCAAGGACGCCTACGACGAGTTCACGGGCGCCGGCAAGGCCGAGGAGGGCGACAAGTGA
- the rplC gene encoding 50S ribosomal protein L3, translated as MDRQVKGILGAKLGMTQVWDNNKVVPVTVVQAGPCVVTQVRTADTDGYSAIQLAFGAIDPRKANKPRAGHFAKADVAPRRHIVELRTTDASEYSLGQEVTVDSFPVGSPVDVTGRTKGKGFAGVMKRHGFHGLRASHGVERKHRSPGSIGACATPGRVFKGVRMAGRMGSARYTVQNLTVQAVDVENNLLLVRGAIPGPKGALILVRSATKAPVKKGAAK; from the coding sequence ATGGACAGGCAAGTGAAGGGCATCCTGGGCGCCAAGCTCGGCATGACCCAGGTCTGGGACAACAACAAGGTTGTCCCGGTGACCGTGGTGCAGGCCGGCCCGTGCGTCGTGACCCAGGTCCGCACCGCTGACACGGACGGCTACTCCGCGATCCAGCTGGCGTTCGGTGCGATCGACCCCCGCAAGGCGAACAAGCCGCGGGCCGGGCACTTCGCCAAGGCTGACGTGGCGCCGCGCCGTCACATCGTCGAGCTTCGGACGACCGACGCCAGCGAGTACTCGCTCGGCCAGGAGGTCACCGTCGACTCGTTCCCGGTGGGTTCCCCGGTCGACGTGACCGGCCGGACCAAGGGCAAGGGCTTCGCCGGTGTCATGAAGCGGCACGGCTTCCACGGTCTCCGCGCGAGCCACGGTGTCGAGCGCAAGCACCGCTCCCCGGGCTCGATCGGCGCCTGCGCGACCCCCGGTCGCGTGTTCAAGGGCGTCCGCATGGCGGGCCGGATGGGCAGCGCGCGCTACACCGTGCAGAACCTGACCGTGCAGGCGGTCGACGTGGAGAACAACCTGCTGCTCGTCCGCGGTGCCATTCCTGGCCCCAAGGGCGCGCTGATCCTGGTTCGCTCCGCGACGAAGGCCCCCGTCAAGAAGGGTGCTGCCAAGTGA
- the rpsJ gene encoding 30S ribosomal protein S10 gives MAGQKIRIRLKAYDHEVVDSSARKIVETVTRTGAQVAGPVPLPTEINRFCVIRSPHKYKDSREHFEMRTHKRLIDIIDPTPKTVDSLMRLDLPAGVDIEIKL, from the coding sequence ATGGCGGGACAGAAGATCCGCATCCGGCTCAAGGCCTACGACCACGAGGTCGTCGATTCCTCGGCGCGGAAGATCGTCGAGACGGTGACGCGCACCGGGGCGCAGGTCGCGGGCCCGGTGCCGCTGCCCACGGAGATCAACCGTTTCTGCGTGATCCGTTCGCCGCACAAGTACAAGGACTCGCGCGAGCACTTCGAGATGCGTACGCACAAGCGTCTGATCGACATCATCGACCCGACTCCGAAGACGGTCGACTCGCTCATGCGTCTCGACCTGCCGGCCGGCGTCGACATCGAGATCAAGCTGTAG
- the tuf gene encoding elongation factor Tu produces MAKAKFERTKPHVNIGTIGHIDHGKTTLTAAITKVLHDKYPDLNPYTPFDEIDKAPEEKARGITISIAHVEYQTDKRHYAHVDCPGHADYIKNMITGAAQMDGAILVVAATDGPMPQTKEHVLLARQVGVPYIVVALNKSDMVDDEELLELVELEVRELLSTYEFPGDDLPVVRVSALKALEGDPEWTGKLLELMDAVDTAIPQPDRETEKPFLMPIEDVFTITGRGTVVTGRAERGILKPNEEVEIVGIREKSTKTICTGIEMFRKVLDEARAGENVGLLLRGIKREDVERGMVVIKPGTTTPHTEFEGQVYILSKEEGGRHTPFFQNYRPQFYFRTTDVTGVVTLPEGTEMVMPGDSTSMAVKLIQPIAMEQGLKFAIREGGRTVGAGTVTKIIK; encoded by the coding sequence GTGGCGAAGGCGAAGTTCGAGCGGACTAAGCCGCACGTCAACATCGGCACCATTGGTCACATCGACCACGGTAAGACGACGCTGACCGCGGCCATCACCAAGGTCCTGCACGACAAGTACCCGGACCTCAACCCCTACACGCCGTTCGACGAGATCGACAAGGCGCCGGAGGAGAAGGCCCGCGGTATCACGATCTCCATCGCGCACGTCGAGTACCAGACCGACAAGCGGCACTACGCCCACGTCGACTGCCCCGGCCACGCGGACTACATCAAGAACATGATCACCGGTGCCGCGCAGATGGACGGCGCGATCCTGGTGGTCGCGGCGACCGACGGCCCGATGCCGCAGACCAAGGAGCACGTGCTCCTGGCCCGCCAGGTCGGCGTTCCGTACATCGTCGTGGCGCTCAACAAGAGCGACATGGTCGACGACGAGGAGCTCCTGGAGCTCGTCGAGCTCGAGGTTCGCGAGCTGCTCAGCACCTACGAGTTCCCGGGCGACGACCTTCCGGTCGTGCGTGTCTCGGCGCTCAAGGCGCTGGAGGGCGACCCGGAGTGGACCGGCAAGCTGCTCGAGCTGATGGACGCGGTCGACACCGCGATCCCGCAGCCCGACCGTGAGACCGAGAAGCCGTTCCTCATGCCGATCGAGGACGTCTTCACGATCACCGGCCGCGGCACCGTGGTCACCGGTCGCGCGGAGCGCGGCATCCTCAAGCCGAACGAGGAGGTGGAGATCGTCGGTATTCGCGAGAAGTCGACCAAGACGATCTGCACCGGTATCGAGATGTTCCGCAAGGTGCTGGACGAGGCGCGTGCCGGCGAGAACGTCGGTCTGCTCCTCCGCGGCATCAAGCGCGAGGACGTCGAGCGCGGCATGGTCGTCATCAAGCCGGGCACCACGACTCCGCACACGGAGTTCGAGGGCCAGGTTTACATCCTCTCCAAGGAGGAGGGTGGCCGGCACACGCCGTTCTTCCAGAACTACCGTCCGCAGTTCTACTTCCGGACCACCGACGTGACCGGTGTCGTTACCCTCCCCGAGGGCACCGAGATGGTCATGCCGGGCGACTCCACCTCGATGGCGGTCAAGCTGATCCAGCCCATCGCCATGGAGCAGGGCCTGAAGTTCGCGATCCGTGAGGGTGGCCGCACCGTCGGCGCCGGCACGGTCACGAAGATCATCAAGTAA
- the fusA gene encoding elongation factor G, giving the protein MAAADALANVRNIGIMAHIDAGKTTTTERILFYTGITYKIGEVHDGAATMDWMEQEQERGITITSAATKCEWKGHTIQIIDTPGHVDFTVEVERSLRVLDGAVAVYDGVAGVEPQTENVWRQADKYNVPRMCFVNKLDRTGADFYRCVQMMKDRLNATTLVLQIPIGNESDFIGVVDLITMKALTWRGETQKGEDYAIEEIPADLQEDAETWRSLLLETLAENDDAIMEKYLEGEELSVEEIKAGIRRATISGKANPVLTGSAFKNKGVQPMLDAVVDYLPSPLDIPAIEGTKTDGETPLSRKPDKNEPFSGLAFKIQTDKHLGKLTYVRVYSGTLDSGSQVVNSTKDRKERIGKIYQMHANKREERPQAQAGDIIAVQGLKQTTTGDTLSDPANPVILESMTFPEPVISVAIEPKTKSDQEKLGTAIQRLAEEDPTFRVRNDEETGQTVISGMGELHLDILVDRMRREFNVEANVGKPQVAYRETIRRKVEKVEFTHKKQTGGSGQYARVIVSLEPLPLDNDAATYEFVNAVTGGRIPKEFIPSVDAGAQDAMQYGILAGYPLVGVKLTLVDGQYHEVDSSEMAFKIAGSMALKEAARKADPALLEPMMAVEVTTPEENMGDVIGDLNSRRGMIQAMEERSGARVVRAQVPLSEMFGYVGDLRSKTQGRASYSMQFDSYAEVPASVAREIIAKATGE; this is encoded by the coding sequence GTGGCCGCCGCAGACGCGCTCGCCAACGTACGCAACATCGGCATCATGGCGCACATCGATGCCGGTAAGACCACGACTACTGAGCGAATCCTGTTCTACACCGGTATCACGTACAAGATCGGTGAAGTCCACGATGGCGCGGCCACCATGGACTGGATGGAGCAGGAGCAGGAGCGTGGCATCACCATCACCTCCGCTGCCACGAAGTGCGAGTGGAAGGGCCACACGATCCAGATCATCGACACGCCCGGCCACGTCGACTTCACGGTCGAGGTCGAGCGGTCGCTGCGCGTCCTGGACGGTGCTGTGGCGGTCTACGACGGTGTCGCCGGCGTAGAGCCCCAGACCGAGAACGTCTGGCGGCAGGCCGACAAGTACAACGTCCCGCGGATGTGCTTCGTCAACAAGCTCGACCGGACCGGCGCGGACTTCTACCGCTGCGTGCAGATGATGAAGGACCGGCTCAACGCCACCACCCTCGTCCTGCAGATCCCGATCGGCAACGAGTCGGACTTCATCGGCGTCGTGGACCTGATCACCATGAAGGCTCTCACCTGGCGTGGTGAGACCCAGAAGGGTGAGGACTACGCGATCGAGGAGATCCCGGCCGACCTGCAGGAGGACGCCGAGACCTGGCGTTCGCTGCTCCTTGAGACGCTCGCCGAGAACGACGACGCGATCATGGAGAAGTACCTGGAGGGCGAGGAGCTCTCGGTCGAGGAGATCAAGGCCGGCATCCGCCGCGCCACCATCTCCGGCAAGGCGAACCCGGTGCTCACCGGTTCGGCGTTCAAGAACAAGGGCGTTCAGCCCATGCTCGACGCCGTGGTGGACTACCTGCCGTCGCCGCTGGACATCCCGGCCATCGAGGGCACCAAGACCGACGGCGAGACCCCGCTGTCGCGCAAGCCCGACAAGAACGAGCCGTTCTCCGGTCTGGCCTTCAAGATCCAGACCGACAAGCACCTGGGCAAGCTCACGTACGTGCGGGTCTACTCCGGCACGCTCGATTCCGGTTCGCAGGTGGTCAACTCCACCAAGGACCGCAAGGAGCGGATCGGCAAGATCTACCAGATGCACGCGAACAAGCGTGAGGAGCGCCCCCAGGCGCAGGCCGGCGACATCATCGCCGTCCAGGGTCTGAAGCAGACCACCACCGGTGACACCCTGTCCGACCCGGCGAACCCGGTCATCCTCGAGTCGATGACGTTCCCGGAGCCGGTCATCTCGGTGGCGATCGAGCCGAAGACCAAGTCGGACCAGGAGAAGCTGGGCACCGCGATCCAGCGCCTGGCCGAGGAGGACCCGACCTTCCGCGTCCGCAACGACGAGGAGACGGGCCAGACGGTCATCTCCGGCATGGGCGAGCTCCACCTGGACATCCTGGTGGACCGCATGCGCCGCGAGTTCAACGTCGAGGCGAACGTCGGCAAGCCGCAGGTGGCGTACCGCGAGACCATCCGCCGCAAGGTGGAGAAGGTCGAGTTCACGCACAAGAAGCAGACCGGTGGTTCGGGCCAGTACGCCCGCGTCATCGTCAGCCTCGAGCCGCTGCCGCTGGACAACGACGCCGCGACGTACGAGTTCGTGAACGCGGTCACCGGTGGTCGCATCCCGAAGGAGTTCATCCCTTCGGTCGACGCCGGTGCACAGGACGCCATGCAGTACGGCATCCTCGCGGGCTACCCGCTGGTCGGCGTCAAGCTGACGCTGGTCGACGGCCAGTACCACGAGGTCGACTCGTCCGAGATGGCGTTCAAGATCGCCGGCTCGATGGCGCTGAAGGAGGCGGCCCGCAAGGCCGACCCGGCGCTGCTCGAGCCGATGATGGCCGTTGAGGTCACCACTCCTGAGGAGAACATGGGTGACGTCATCGGTGACCTCAACTCCCGCCGCGGCATGATCCAGGCCATGGAGGAGCGGAGCGGCGCTCGCGTCGTCCGCGCCCAGGTGCCGCTGTCGGAGATGTTCGGCTACGTCGGCGACCTGCGGTCGAAGACCCAGGGCCGGGCGAGCTACAGCATGCAGTTCGACTCCTACGCCGAGGTCCCCGCGTCCGTGGCCAGGGAGATCATCGCCAAGGCGACCGGGGAGTAG